Proteins encoded in a region of the Chryseobacterium piperi genome:
- the ligA gene encoding NAD-dependent DNA ligase LigA has product MSENIQLKIEQLRKELHQHNENYYLLDEPTISDFEFDLLLKELQDLEVKYPEFYDVNSPTMRVGGGITKVFPTIQHKFRMYSLDNSYDFDDLEDWEKRIIKTINDPVEFVAELKYDGASISILYENGKLVQAVTRGDGFQGDEITSNVRTISDIPLTLKGDFPNHFFMRGEIFLTRKNFDKINKLREEEGLDPFMNPRNTASGSLKMQDSGEVRKRGLSSVLYQYVSEEVPTNTHWELLQKAQSWGFKTSQQAKLCRTLDEVKDFITFWDVERHNLPFEIDGIVLKVNSLQQQRQLGYTAKSPRWAMAYKFKAEKVETQLQSVSYQVGRTGAITPVANLKPVLLAGTIVKRASLHNEDIIKKLDLHDHDFVYVEKGGEIIPKIIAVNTEKRAPESTEIQYIKHCPECGTELVKVEDQAIHFCPNELHCPPQVVGRMIHYVSRKALNIENLGSETIEQLYREKLIENPADFYTLTKEQLLPLERMAEKSAQNIISGIEKSKEIPFEKVLYGIGIKHVGETVAKKLVKNFPTIDDLKNATAEELCQVEDIGSKIAYSIEAFFNNSENILMLERLKSYGVQLEKGESTNEVISNVLDGKTFLFTGKLSLFTREQAEEMVEKHGGKNISAVSKNLNFLVVGEKAGSKLKKAQDIGTIEVLDEQQFLDLIEK; this is encoded by the coding sequence ATGTCCGAAAACATTCAATTAAAGATAGAGCAGCTTCGAAAGGAGCTTCATCAGCATAATGAAAATTACTATTTACTGGATGAACCTACCATTTCAGATTTTGAATTTGACCTGTTACTGAAAGAGCTTCAGGATCTTGAAGTAAAATATCCTGAATTTTATGATGTCAACTCTCCTACCATGCGGGTTGGAGGTGGAATTACTAAGGTTTTCCCAACCATCCAGCATAAATTCAGAATGTATTCCCTGGACAATTCTTATGATTTTGATGATCTTGAAGATTGGGAAAAACGGATTATTAAAACCATTAATGATCCTGTAGAATTTGTTGCCGAATTAAAATATGACGGTGCCTCTATTTCCATTCTTTACGAAAACGGAAAACTAGTTCAGGCCGTAACCCGGGGAGATGGTTTTCAGGGAGATGAAATCACATCCAATGTCCGTACAATTTCCGATATTCCTTTGACATTAAAAGGTGACTTTCCCAATCATTTTTTTATGCGCGGGGAAATTTTTCTCACGAGAAAAAACTTTGATAAAATCAATAAGCTCCGTGAAGAAGAAGGTCTGGATCCATTTATGAATCCAAGAAATACAGCCAGCGGAAGTTTAAAAATGCAGGATAGCGGTGAAGTAAGAAAACGCGGACTTTCGTCTGTTCTATATCAATATGTTTCAGAAGAAGTTCCTACTAATACTCATTGGGAACTGCTTCAGAAAGCACAAAGCTGGGGTTTTAAAACCTCTCAGCAGGCTAAGCTTTGTCGGACATTAGATGAGGTAAAGGATTTTATCACTTTCTGGGATGTAGAACGCCATAACCTACCATTTGAAATTGACGGAATTGTATTGAAAGTTAATTCATTACAACAGCAACGACAGCTTGGATACACTGCAAAATCTCCGCGTTGGGCAATGGCTTATAAATTTAAAGCGGAAAAAGTAGAAACACAGCTGCAAAGTGTTTCATATCAGGTAGGGAGAACCGGAGCCATCACTCCTGTTGCTAATTTAAAACCAGTATTACTGGCAGGAACCATTGTAAAAAGAGCATCACTTCATAATGAAGATATTATTAAAAAACTTGATCTTCATGATCATGATTTTGTCTATGTAGAAAAAGGGGGTGAGATCATTCCTAAAATCATTGCGGTAAATACAGAAAAAAGAGCTCCGGAAAGCACAGAAATTCAATATATCAAGCACTGTCCGGAATGTGGGACAGAACTGGTAAAAGTGGAGGATCAGGCCATTCATTTCTGCCCTAATGAACTTCATTGCCCACCACAGGTCGTTGGAAGAATGATCCATTATGTTTCCAGAAAAGCTTTAAACATTGAAAATTTAGGAAGCGAAACGATCGAACAACTGTATCGTGAAAAGCTGATTGAAAATCCGGCAGACTTCTATACTTTGACAAAAGAGCAACTACTTCCATTAGAAAGAATGGCAGAGAAGTCTGCCCAGAATATCATTTCAGGGATTGAGAAATCAAAAGAGATTCCTTTCGAAAAAGTGTTGTACGGAATAGGAATCAAACATGTTGGTGAAACTGTTGCCAAAAAACTGGTCAAAAACTTCCCAACCATTGATGATTTAAAAAATGCAACAGCTGAAGAGCTTTGCCAGGTAGAAGATATAGGATCTAAAATTGCTTACAGTATTGAAGCCTTTTTCAATAATTCTGAAAACATCCTTATGCTGGAACGTTTGAAATCATATGGCGTTCAGCTTGAAAAGGGAGAAAGTACCAATGAGGTTATTTCTAACGTTTTAGATGGAAAAACATTCCTTTTTACAGGTAAATTATCATTGTTCACCAGGGAGCAGGCAGAAGAAATGGTAGAAAAACATGGCGGGAAAAATATTTCAGCCGTTTCAAAAAATCTTAATTTCCTCGTTGTAGGAGAAAAAGCCGGCAGTAAATTGAAAAAAGCCCAGGATATCGGAACCATAGAAGTTTTGGACGAACAGCAATTTCTTGACCTGATCGAAAAGTGA
- a CDS encoding glycerophosphodiester phosphodiesterase family protein produces the protein MKNFILGLAVLSTVAMKAQTQIIAHRGYWQTQPPTTENSLKSLENAQKLKIYGAEFDVRMTKDGVLVVNHDEHHGKMEISETNFKELEKEKLSNGENFPTLKDYLKQGKKDPALQLIVEIKPDKTKEKEDELVQKTVKMIKDMKLDGQSEFISFSLNICKELKKADPKFKVQYLNGELSPQEIKKEGLDGLDYHYSVFEKNPTWISEAKALGLITNSWTVNDVTVYEKLKGQGIGFITTNIPDQLKNK, from the coding sequence ATGAAAAATTTTATCTTAGGGTTAGCAGTTTTAAGTACAGTTGCAATGAAGGCACAAACCCAGATTATCGCACACAGAGGTTATTGGCAGACACAACCTCCTACCACGGAAAATTCCCTGAAATCATTGGAAAATGCACAGAAATTAAAAATTTATGGTGCTGAATTCGATGTACGAATGACTAAAGATGGAGTTCTTGTAGTCAACCATGATGAGCATCATGGGAAAATGGAGATTTCCGAAACCAATTTCAAGGAACTGGAAAAAGAGAAGTTATCAAACGGGGAAAACTTTCCGACCCTAAAAGATTACCTGAAGCAAGGAAAGAAAGACCCTGCACTTCAGCTGATTGTTGAAATTAAGCCGGATAAGACAAAAGAAAAAGAAGACGAATTGGTTCAAAAGACCGTTAAAATGATAAAAGATATGAAGCTGGATGGGCAAAGCGAATTTATTTCTTTCAGCTTAAACATCTGTAAAGAACTAAAAAAAGCAGACCCTAAATTTAAAGTTCAGTATCTGAATGGGGAATTATCTCCTCAGGAAATTAAAAAAGAAGGACTGGATGGTTTAGATTATCACTACAGTGTTTTTGAAAAAAATCCAACATGGATTTCCGAAGCTAAAGCACTAGGCCTGATTACTAATTCATGGACGGTAAATGATGTCACTGTTTATGAAAAATTAAAAGGGCAGGGGATAGGTTTTATTACGACTAATATTCCTGATCAGCTAAAAAATAAATAA
- a CDS encoding fatty acid desaturase family protein, which yields MSQKVKFSSASGSLFYATLRSRVDQFFSQNELSQHANAHMWGKTVFFLVGFIGIYLVIISALLPIWMLLPLAVVLGMFSAFVGFNICHDAIHGALSGNKKINKLFGFIFNLIGANPYVWSITHNVVHHTYTNIPGHDEDIEVAPGLIRIAEEDEVNSIQRYQHWYAFPLYSLASLSWVFRKDFVKFFQKKIGAHQNRHPKLEYFNLFFYKALYYFLFIGLPLWVLDVSWWQFLIGFLFLHIAEGLTMGLVFQLAHVVENTNFPMPNEAGQMEEAWAEHQMRTTANFATHNKLAAFFLGGLNRQIEHHLFPKVCHIHYGAISAIVKKTAMEFNLPYNENKSFLSALHSHFLTLKKFGKEAITN from the coding sequence ATGTCACAAAAAGTAAAATTCTCATCAGCTTCTGGTTCTCTTTTTTATGCAACTCTCAGGAGTAGAGTAGATCAATTTTTTAGTCAGAATGAATTAAGTCAACATGCCAATGCCCATATGTGGGGTAAAACTGTGTTTTTCCTTGTGGGGTTCATTGGAATCTACCTTGTAATCATTTCGGCTCTGTTGCCTATCTGGATGCTCTTGCCACTTGCAGTGGTTTTGGGTATGTTTAGTGCCTTTGTCGGTTTTAATATATGTCACGACGCTATACATGGTGCCCTCTCGGGTAATAAAAAAATAAATAAGTTGTTCGGGTTTATTTTTAATCTGATCGGCGCTAATCCATACGTTTGGAGTATCACCCACAATGTGGTTCACCATACATATACCAATATCCCTGGGCACGACGAGGACATTGAGGTAGCGCCGGGGTTAATCCGGATTGCTGAAGAAGATGAAGTGAATAGTATCCAACGATACCAGCATTGGTATGCTTTTCCGCTTTACAGTCTGGCCTCCCTATCATGGGTATTCCGTAAGGATTTTGTGAAGTTTTTCCAAAAAAAAATTGGTGCGCATCAGAACAGACATCCTAAACTGGAGTATTTCAATTTATTTTTCTATAAAGCACTCTATTATTTCCTTTTTATTGGACTGCCGTTATGGGTCCTGGATGTAAGCTGGTGGCAGTTTCTGATTGGCTTTCTATTTTTACATATTGCTGAAGGCTTAACGATGGGACTGGTATTTCAGCTGGCTCATGTTGTTGAGAATACCAATTTTCCGATGCCTAACGAAGCCGGACAGATGGAAGAAGCCTGGGCTGAGCACCAGATGCGTACAACAGCAAATTTTGCAACACACAATAAACTCGCTGCCTTTTTTCTTGGTGGACTTAACAGGCAGATCGAGCATCACTTATTTCCTAAAGTTTGCCACATACATTATGGAGCGATCTCCGCCATTGTGAAGAAGACAGCGATGGAGTTCAATTTGCCTTACAATGAAAATAAGAGCTTTTTATCAGCGCTACACTCGCATTTTTTAACGCTGAAAAAATTTGGTAAAGAAGCTATAACCAATTAA
- the prmA gene encoding 50S ribosomal protein L11 methyltransferase, with protein sequence MQNYLEFNFKISPLQPWNEILMAELIEIGFDSFTEEIHGILGYIQKDAFNENDLKALPLFENENVKIEYSFQEMPNINWNEEWEKNFSPINIDDKVLIRAEFHESVPGMHEIIIQPKMSFGTGHHPTTHLMIQQMMDMDLQGKKVLDMGCGTSVLAIYAKQQGAGDVKAIDIDEWSVENSKENAERNGVTLDIEQGTAENLGKENFDIILANINRNILISDIPTYVSVLNKGGKLLLSGLCFFDVEDILEVCRENNLELKKQLQREEWVSLLLEK encoded by the coding sequence ATGCAAAATTATTTAGAATTCAACTTTAAAATTTCTCCGCTCCAACCGTGGAACGAAATATTAATGGCAGAGCTTATTGAAATAGGTTTTGATAGTTTCACTGAAGAAATTCACGGTATTTTAGGATATATTCAGAAAGATGCATTCAATGAAAATGACCTTAAAGCGCTTCCGCTTTTTGAAAATGAAAATGTAAAAATAGAATATTCTTTCCAGGAAATGCCGAATATCAACTGGAATGAAGAATGGGAGAAGAACTTTTCACCGATCAATATTGATGATAAAGTATTGATCAGAGCTGAATTCCATGAATCTGTGCCGGGAATGCATGAAATTATCATTCAACCTAAAATGTCTTTCGGGACAGGACATCACCCTACGACACATTTGATGATTCAGCAAATGATGGATATGGATTTACAAGGTAAGAAAGTTCTGGATATGGGATGTGGGACTTCTGTATTGGCAATTTATGCGAAGCAGCAGGGTGCCGGTGACGTGAAAGCAATTGATATTGATGAATGGTCCGTTGAAAATTCTAAAGAAAATGCAGAGAGAAATGGAGTTACTTTAGATATTGAACAAGGCACCGCTGAGAATTTAGGGAAAGAGAATTTTGATATTATTTTAGCCAATATCAATCGTAATATTCTTATTTCGGATATTCCTACTTATGTGTCCGTTTTAAATAAAGGAGGAAAGCTATTGCTGTCAGGGCTTTGCTTTTTCGATGTGGAAGATATACTGGAAGTGTGTAGGGAAAATAATCTTGAGCTGAAAAAGCAGCTGCAGCGTGAAGAATGGGTGAGCTTATTATTAGAAAAATAA
- a CDS encoding GIY-YIG nuclease family protein, translated as MCYCYILFSKSLNKYYIGHSYEELQERLRKHLSNHKGFTAKVKDWNIVYYEIFNYKSEAYERE; from the coding sequence ATGTGTTATTGCTACATCCTTTTTTCTAAATCTTTAAACAAATATTATATTGGTCATTCTTATGAAGAGCTACAGGAAAGATTAAGAAAACATTTATCAAATCATAAAGGTTTTACGGCAAAGGTAAAAGATTGGAATATTGTCTATTATGAAATTTTTAATTATAAGTCTGAAGCATACGAACGAGAGTGA
- a CDS encoding 3-ketoacyl-ACP reductase, with the protein MNIKGKNAIVTGGGRGLGKAVALALANEGVNVAITGRNEKNLKDTVEEIKNIGVNSAYATFSVDDEAAVKKGIESLAEQLGGVDILVNNAGIGDFGSIEEMPSETWEQVIKTNLFGVYYAAKAVYPFLKEKGEGDIVNVASTAGLKGGGNMSAYAASKAAVISLSQSMMAEWRKQNIRVITLTPSTIASDMSIQGGLTDGNPEKVLQPEDFAEWVRDILKMNRRALIANGSIFSTNP; encoded by the coding sequence ATGAACATTAAAGGAAAAAATGCCATTGTTACAGGTGGTGGAAGAGGCTTAGGAAAAGCAGTAGCTTTAGCTCTGGCAAATGAGGGAGTAAATGTTGCCATTACAGGGAGAAATGAAAAGAATCTAAAAGATACTGTTGAAGAAATTAAAAATATAGGAGTTAATTCAGCATATGCAACTTTTAGTGTAGATGATGAAGCAGCGGTAAAAAAAGGCATAGAATCTTTGGCTGAACAATTGGGAGGGGTAGATATTTTGGTTAATAATGCAGGGATAGGAGACTTTGGTTCTATCGAAGAAATGCCATCCGAAACCTGGGAGCAGGTAATTAAAACCAATCTTTTCGGGGTTTATTATGCTGCGAAAGCTGTTTATCCGTTTCTGAAAGAAAAAGGAGAGGGAGATATTGTTAACGTTGCTTCAACTGCAGGGCTAAAAGGTGGCGGAAATATGTCCGCTTATGCAGCTTCTAAGGCAGCTGTTATTTCTTTGTCACAATCAATGATGGCAGAATGGAGAAAGCAAAATATCCGTGTTATTACCCTTACACCAAGTACTATTGCTTCTGATATGAGTATTCAGGGAGGACTGACAGACGGAAATCCGGAAAAAGTATTACAGCCGGAAGATTTTGCAGAATGGGTAAGAGATATCCTAAAAATGAACAGAAGAGCTTTAATTGCGAACGGTTCTATCTTTTCTACAAACCCTTAA
- a CDS encoding winged helix-turn-helix transcriptional regulator has product MATPRKELSTNTENLQTLAEACDVNDVLTQISLRWKMQILYCIAEDISQFSTLKKAFPTLSDQVLSKRLKELKEEFLVVAEPIEDTVPPQIRYIPTEKATQLLKIILDLHHWGLNWKMTGNNYCTMNLEELAQSENDRK; this is encoded by the coding sequence ATGGCAACACCTAGAAAAGAACTTTCCACCAATACCGAAAACTTGCAAACGCTTGCAGAAGCGTGTGATGTGAATGATGTACTCACACAAATATCGCTCCGTTGGAAAATGCAAATCCTCTACTGCATTGCTGAAGATATATCACAATTTAGCACCCTCAAAAAAGCTTTCCCTACCCTATCAGACCAAGTTTTGAGTAAAAGATTGAAAGAGTTGAAAGAAGAATTTCTAGTCGTAGCGGAACCGATTGAAGATACAGTACCGCCACAAATAAGATACATTCCCACTGAAAAAGCAACACAGTTGCTAAAGATCATCCTCGACCTCCATCATTGGGGACTGAACTGGAAAATGACGGGAAATAATTACTGCACTATGAATTTAGAAGAATTGGCACAATCGGAAAATGACAGAAAATAA
- a CDS encoding TonB-dependent receptor → MRKVKIVLGLLFLSFGTLAYAQTTQASITGKITNAGTTEGKVKVTIVNESTGFKTETETNSKGEYIFKEIPLGGPYTVIVNDEKREGYNVNFGDQVTVNMDLGSEKVIEAVVVTGNLKNKIGNLGAATAISAKNMGILPVNGRNFTNLTELSPLSGKGGNLSGQLGSSTNFTIDGMTAKNPTSAGSTTSRSGAPFSISIEAVREFKITTNQYDVTLGRSGGGTVSAVTKSGTNKFTGSAWEYLRTNWLSSPYDIRGNKRQNDFSTSQFGFSLGGPIIKNKLHFFVAWDHQLDSRPLIIADVRSKEDELRLNVTNQTLNQFLDVARAKYGVGNTPQFGSFDKVRNSDAAFLRLDWQINEKNLLTLRNNFTYDLNKNGLVDNTAINFFESYGNDKNMDNSLLLTLRSNLKSNLTNELKAQYLYTFQDSYQNNELGHAVPRAIVEGVVSNIDGKDRTTNIQIGGHRFGQESFRNNVFQIVDNLYYNTDKIKYTFGADLMYTGAKSVYGSEVNGRFQFQGMGNFNNLTPYRFYREVPLMDDPSVKSNIWNIGVYGQIQTKIARGLDLMAGLRLDYGGYPKAGLNQKLYDEMGIRTDNRIKSFVIQPRFQFEWNMNEGNRDFLKFGAGIFSSDINNYMVINNLVFDGRHLATVDVNPTAIGLVPNFADYRNDYGTVPSLAQYQVPTINYTGKDARIPIVYKANISYTHFFNERFRAGIAGYMALGRNNYFYYDRNMVANPYFTLNNEGGRGVFVPTSGIVNNPNNSVSIDWKAGRINPNFGRVLELVSDGKVNQFSFVVDTSYRYWKDGEITASYTWSDIKDNTSYNGNVANSATLSTMVESDPRNLRMTYSDNQFRNKIVLYGNSPTIAGFTVGLRYSGIGGTRFSMTAGGNVNGDFVDSNDLAYIFPNLTQSLIDDPEVGKALKNYITDYNNKIAERNGGKNGFFGVWDVRVAKKIKFEKIGAFELSIDIFNVANLLNKEWGVNKSYGNTSLYRITKFNPDTKQFEYIRNTSGLEPLSGNPYQIQIGAKYTF, encoded by the coding sequence ATGAGAAAAGTAAAGATTGTATTGGGATTGTTGTTTTTAAGCTTTGGGACACTGGCTTACGCGCAAACTACACAGGCTTCTATTACAGGGAAGATAACGAATGCGGGTACCACTGAAGGAAAAGTAAAAGTAACTATTGTTAATGAGTCCACAGGTTTCAAAACTGAGACCGAGACCAACTCAAAAGGGGAATATATTTTTAAGGAAATTCCTCTTGGCGGACCTTATACGGTTATCGTAAATGATGAAAAAAGAGAAGGATATAATGTGAACTTTGGAGATCAGGTTACAGTCAATATGGATCTGGGGAGTGAAAAAGTGATAGAAGCAGTAGTGGTAACAGGAAACCTGAAAAACAAAATTGGAAACTTAGGTGCTGCGACTGCTATCTCTGCAAAGAATATGGGGATTTTACCGGTTAACGGAAGGAATTTCACCAATCTTACTGAGCTTTCTCCTTTAAGTGGAAAAGGAGGAAATTTATCTGGACAGCTGGGTTCTTCTACCAATTTTACGATTGATGGGATGACTGCTAAAAACCCAACTTCTGCAGGTTCTACAACGAGCCGGAGTGGAGCCCCGTTTTCCATTTCAATTGAAGCGGTTCGGGAATTTAAAATTACAACAAATCAATACGATGTTACTTTAGGAAGAAGTGGTGGTGGAACCGTGAGTGCGGTTACGAAATCCGGAACCAATAAATTTACAGGAAGTGCCTGGGAATACCTAAGGACAAACTGGCTTTCAAGTCCATACGATATCAGAGGGAATAAAAGACAAAATGATTTCTCTACCTCACAATTTGGATTCTCATTGGGTGGGCCTATCATTAAAAATAAATTACACTTTTTTGTAGCCTGGGATCACCAGCTAGACTCAAGACCATTGATTATTGCAGATGTACGGTCAAAAGAAGATGAGCTGAGATTAAATGTTACCAATCAGACATTAAATCAGTTTTTAGATGTTGCCAGAGCAAAATACGGAGTGGGGAATACACCGCAATTCGGAAGCTTTGATAAGGTGAGAAACTCAGATGCTGCATTCTTACGTTTAGATTGGCAGATTAATGAGAAGAACTTACTGACACTGAGGAATAACTTTACTTATGATTTAAATAAAAATGGATTGGTGGATAATACAGCCATCAACTTCTTTGAATCTTATGGAAATGATAAGAATATGGATAACAGCTTATTGTTGACCTTGAGATCCAATCTGAAATCGAATCTGACTAATGAATTAAAAGCACAATATTTATATACTTTTCAGGATAGTTACCAGAATAATGAATTAGGACATGCCGTTCCAAGGGCTATTGTAGAAGGGGTAGTTTCTAATATTGATGGTAAAGACCGTACGACTAATATCCAGATCGGCGGACATCGTTTTGGACAGGAAAGTTTTAGAAACAATGTTTTCCAGATCGTTGACAATTTATACTATAATACCGATAAGATAAAATACACTTTCGGGGCAGATTTAATGTATACCGGAGCAAAATCAGTGTATGGAAGTGAGGTTAACGGAAGGTTTCAGTTCCAGGGAATGGGGAATTTCAACAATCTTACGCCCTATAGGTTCTACAGAGAAGTTCCTTTAATGGATGATCCTTCTGTAAAATCCAATATCTGGAATATAGGTGTTTATGGTCAGATTCAGACTAAAATTGCAAGAGGTCTTGATTTAATGGCCGGATTAAGACTTGATTATGGAGGCTATCCAAAGGCAGGGCTTAATCAGAAGTTGTATGATGAAATGGGAATCAGAACAGATAATCGGATCAAATCATTTGTGATTCAGCCAAGATTTCAGTTCGAATGGAATATGAATGAGGGAAATAGAGATTTCCTGAAATTCGGAGCGGGAATTTTCTCATCTGATATCAACAATTATATGGTGATTAATAATCTGGTGTTTGACGGCAGGCATCTGGCAACAGTGGATGTGAATCCTACAGCTATAGGACTTGTTCCAAACTTTGCGGATTACAGAAATGATTATGGAACAGTACCTTCATTAGCACAGTATCAGGTTCCAACCATCAATTATACAGGAAAAGATGCCAGAATTCCAATCGTTTATAAAGCGAATATTTCATATACTCACTTCTTTAATGAAAGATTCAGGGCAGGAATAGCAGGGTATATGGCTTTAGGAAGAAACAATTATTTCTACTATGATAGAAACATGGTTGCCAATCCTTACTTTACACTGAATAATGAAGGAGGAAGAGGTGTATTTGTTCCTACCAGTGGTATCGTAAACAATCCTAATAATAGTGTATCGATAGATTGGAAAGCAGGAAGGATAAACCCTAATTTTGGTAGAGTATTAGAGCTGGTGAGTGATGGAAAAGTAAATCAGTTTTCATTTGTAGTTGATACAAGTTACCGTTATTGGAAAGATGGAGAAATTACGGCAAGTTATACCTGGTCTGATATCAAGGATAATACGTCTTACAATGGAAATGTAGCAAATTCTGCAACATTATCAACCATGGTTGAAAGTGATCCGCGAAATTTAAGAATGACTTATTCAGATAACCAGTTCCGTAACAAAATAGTATTATATGGAAACTCACCTACTATTGCAGGGTTTACCGTAGGTCTTCGATATTCAGGGATCGGAGGAACTCGTTTCTCCATGACTGCCGGAGGTAACGTAAATGGGGATTTTGTAGATTCTAATGACCTGGCATATATTTTCCCGAACCTGACTCAATCTCTGATTGATGATCCTGAGGTAGGAAAAGCCTTAAAAAATTATATCACGGATTATAATAATAAGATTGCAGAACGTAACGGAGGAAAAAATGGGTTCTTCGGGGTTTGGGATGTTCGTGTTGCTAAAAAAATAAAATTTGAAAAAATCGGTGCTTTTGAACTTTCAATTGATATTTTTAACGTAGCGAATTTACTTAACAAAGAATGGGGAGTGAATAAATCTTATGGAAATACCTCTCTGTATAGAATTACAAAGTTTAATCCTGATACGAAACAATTTGAATATATAAGAAATACGAGTGGTTTAGAGCCATTGTCAGGAAATCCTTATCAAATTCAGATCGGTGCAAAATATACTTTCTAA
- a CDS encoding MgtC/SapB family protein, with the protein MNFIDDIFPILFSIFVGGIVGIEREYQLKSAGLRTMILVTLGSCIFTMLSLSIGGEGSPDRIAANIITGIGFVGAGVIFKEESRVSGLTTAVTIWICAALGMTIGAGYYKEAVVGSIAVFLLLILFNNIQSIIDKISIRYMYQITLPYGSNVIDEYESLIKEYHLKPCRWKEMRSGERYTIIWSVQGAAKNHKKCMKALFNDKVIEEFKY; encoded by the coding sequence ATGAATTTTATCGATGATATATTTCCCATCCTATTCTCCATTTTCGTGGGTGGGATAGTTGGAATTGAACGTGAGTATCAGCTAAAATCAGCAGGACTGCGAACGATGATCTTAGTTACTCTGGGATCTTGTATATTTACTATGCTTTCTCTAAGCATTGGAGGAGAAGGAAGTCCTGATCGTATTGCGGCCAACATTATTACCGGAATCGGATTTGTGGGAGCGGGTGTTATCTTTAAAGAAGAAAGCAGAGTGTCGGGGCTTACTACAGCGGTGACTATTTGGATTTGTGCCGCTTTGGGGATGACCATAGGTGCAGGATATTATAAAGAAGCTGTTGTAGGCTCAATTGCTGTGTTTTTACTGCTTATTTTATTTAATAATATCCAGAGTATTATTGATAAGATAAGTATTCGCTATATGTATCAGATTACTCTTCCTTATGGAAGTAATGTGATTGATGAGTATGAAAGTCTGATTAAAGAATATCATTTAAAACCATGCAGATGGAAAGAAATGAGGAGTGGTGAAAGGTATACTATCATATGGAGTGTACAGGGTGCAGCAAAAAATCATAAAAAGTGTATGAAAGCTCTATTTAATGATAAGGTCATTGAAGAGTTTAAATATTAG
- a CDS encoding SH3 domain-containing protein, with translation MKFLFTCFSLFVLQLFSAQEDEMVYANGIFQFEENKSQKIFTDWTRVRKEPHVNAQVLDSLPTNQQILILQKDETILKLGERRSNWYKISYQKGGQNSEGYIWGGNLCVGYRNKNGYDFLFGLSKTEKKKDKQLGDNINQNIASIKAVEGNTLIDEVFFNTGSGEELSYGTFAVESNHQLKNVELTLKAMVSGEACGIASYDQYVLFKDKKLIALPQLMNVGDADIYYHSESFVFPNDKGGTSNTIVFKTEEMQKDDNDREKKKYSSKTYLWDGSSYKLK, from the coding sequence ATGAAATTTCTATTTACATGTTTTTCTTTGTTTGTATTACAATTGTTTTCTGCACAGGAAGATGAAATGGTCTATGCTAATGGAATTTTTCAATTTGAAGAAAATAAATCACAGAAAATTTTTACAGATTGGACAAGAGTACGAAAGGAGCCTCATGTAAATGCCCAGGTATTGGATTCTTTGCCAACCAATCAGCAGATTCTCATTCTTCAAAAAGATGAAACGATTTTAAAATTAGGAGAAAGAAGATCAAATTGGTATAAAATATCGTATCAAAAAGGGGGTCAAAACTCTGAAGGATATATTTGGGGTGGAAATCTTTGTGTAGGCTACAGAAATAAAAATGGCTATGATTTTCTTTTTGGGCTTTCAAAAACTGAAAAAAAGAAAGATAAACAACTTGGAGATAATATAAACCAGAATATTGCAAGTATAAAAGCTGTAGAAGGCAATACTTTAATTGATGAGGTTTTTTTCAATACAGGATCGGGAGAAGAACTAAGTTATGGAACATTTGCCGTAGAAAGCAATCATCAACTGAAGAATGTTGAATTAACCCTAAAAGCAATGGTTTCAGGAGAAGCTTGTGGAATTGCCAGTTATGATCAATATGTGTTGTTTAAGGATAAAAAATTAATTGCATTGCCTCAGCTAATGAATGTAGGGGATGCAGATATTTATTACCATAGCGAAAGCTTTGTATTTCCAAATGATAAAGGAGGTACTTCCAATACCATTGTTTTTAAAACAGAAGAGATGCAAAAAGATGATAACGATAGAGAAAAGAAGAAATACTCTTCCAAAACTTATCTTTGGGATGGAAGCTCATATAAGCTGAAATAA